The Lysobacter luteus genome contains the following window.
CAGCAGCGCCGCCGCCCACCACGCGAGCCATCCGCAGCCGGCGCGTCGTCCCGGGCTCCACTTGCGGTCAGGCGACACCGTCATGTCCGCACCGGGCAGGACCCGCATGCCATCGGCGCGCTCAGCCGCCCGTCGGAGCGGGCTGCTGCGGGACAGGCTGCTGCTGCGGCGGCGGGGCCTGTGGCGCTGGCGCCGGCGCACCGAAGTCGACCTGCGGCGGCTGCTGGATCTGCTGCTCGTTCTCGACGCTGAAGTTCGGCTTGGTGTCGTAACCGAACACCATCGCGGTCAGGTTGACCGGGAACCGGCGGATGTAGGTGTTGTAGTCCTGCACCGCCTCGATGTAGCGCTGGCGCTCGACCGTGATCCGGTTCTCGGTGCCTTCCAGTTGCGCCTGGAGCTGCAGGAAGTTCTGGTCGGCCTTGAGCTGCGGGTAGTTCTCGCTGACCAGCAGCAGGCGTCCGATGGCACTCTGCAGCTGCCCCTGGGCCTGCTGGAACTGCTCGATCGAAGCCGGGTCGTCGGCATTGACGTTGATCGAGCCGACCCGCGACCGCGCCTCGGTGACCTGGGTCAGTACCTGCTGCTCATGGGCCGCGTAGCCGCGCACGGTCGCCACCAGGTTGGGCACCAGGTCCGCGCGGCGCTTGTAGACGTTGAGCACCTGCGACCAGGCCGCGCTGACGGCCTCGTCCTTCTGCTGGATGGTGTTGTAGCCGCAGCCGCTCAGCAACCCGGCGAGCAGCAGGACGAGCAAGATCCGCATGGCGCGACTCCGTTCGGGACAGATGGCCGGCATTGCAGCACCGGCACCGTCCGCGCGCAATGGGCATGGCGTGAAGCGCCCTGCCCGTCACGGGGCTCAGGCATCCATGCCGACCCGGCGCAGCGCGGCACGGCGCTTGG
Protein-coding sequences here:
- a CDS encoding LemA family protein; its protein translation is MRILLVLLLAGLLSGCGYNTIQQKDEAVSAAWSQVLNVYKRRADLVPNLVATVRGYAAHEQQVLTQVTEARSRVGSINVNADDPASIEQFQQAQGQLQSAIGRLLLVSENYPQLKADQNFLQLQAQLEGTENRITVERQRYIEAVQDYNTYIRRFPVNLTAMVFGYDTKPNFSVENEQQIQQPPQVDFGAPAPAPQAPPPQQQPVPQQPAPTGG